The nucleotide window TCATTAATTACTCTTGACTCTAGTTAATGAACTGTATGGATAAGCAACCTAGCGTGTCTGTTTTGATGTGTGTTTATAACTCGGAACGATACCTACCGAAAGCGGTAGAGGGCATTCTCAATCAAACATTTACAGATTTCGAGTTCATTATTGTCAATGACGGCTCCACAGATGGATGTGGGCAGATCTTACAGTCC belongs to Cyanobacteriota bacterium and includes:
- a CDS encoding glycosyltransferase; translated protein: MDKQPSVSVLMCVYNSERYLPKAVEGILNQTFTDFEFIIVNDGSTDGCGQILQS